A single genomic interval of Juglans regia cultivar Chandler chromosome 1, Walnut 2.0, whole genome shotgun sequence harbors:
- the LOC108988119 gene encoding alpha-1,4 glucan phosphorylase L isozyme, chloroplastic/amyloplastic encodes MAVSQFSAASTRPGAFSQSHHCTSLSGLFDFGSRSSGSKLFSIRTLTSRPVRRYFSVKNVSSEPKQKLEDTITEQEAPTTHNSFTPDAASIASSIKYHAEFTPLFSPEHFELPKAFFATAQSVRDVLIINWNATYDYHEKLNVKQAYYLSMEFLQGRALLNAIGNLELTGAYAEALKKLGHELENVASQEADAALGNGGLGRLASCFLDSLATLNYPAWGYGLRYKYGLFKQRITKDGQEEVAEDWLEMGNPWEVVRNDISYTVKFYGKVESGSDGKKHWIGGEDIKAVAYDVPIPGYKTKNTINLRLWSTKAPSEDFDLHAFNTGEHTKAYEALANAEKICYVLYPGDESMEGKVLRLKQQYTLCSASLQDIIACFERRSGANIKWEEFPEKVAVQMNDTHPTLCIPELMRILIDLKGLSWKEAWNITCRAVAYTNHTVLPEALEKWSLELMQRLLPRHVEIIEMIDEELVHTIVSEYGTDDSELLEKKLKEMRILENVELPAAFVDLFVKPEESPVDLPSEELESPLESSVDLPSEELESSVDLPSEELESSEETVDPVDEEGESEEKASQKKTIVLPEPVPELPKMVRMANLCVVGGHAVNGVAEIHSEIVKEEVFNAFFKLWPEKFQNKTNGVTPRRWIRYCNPELSKIITNWTGSEDWVLNTEKLAELRKFADTDDLQTQWRAVKRSNKLKLVSFLKEKTGYSVSPDAMFDIQVKRIHEYKRQLLNILGIVYRYKKMKEMSARERKAKFVPRVCIFGGKAFATYIQAKRIVKFITDVGSTVNHDPEIGDLLKVVFVPDYNVSVAELLIPASELSQHISTAGMEASGTSNMKFAMNGCILIGTLDGANVEIREEVGEDNFFLFGAEAHEIAGLRKERAEGKFVPDPRFEEVKEFVRSGVFGPYDYEELMGSLEGTEGFGLADYFLVGKDFPSYLECQEKVDEAYRDQKKWTRMSILNTAGSPKFSSDRTIHEYAKHIWNIEPVELP; translated from the exons atggCTGTTTCGCAATTCTCTGCTGCTTCGACACGTCCTGGGGCATTTTCGCAATCACACCATTGCACTTCTCTCTCGGGGTTATTCGATTTCGGTTCCCGAAGCAGCGGATCCAAGCTGTTTTCGATCAGGACTTTGACTTCACGGCCTGTGAGGCGGTATTTCTCGGTGAAGAATGTCTCCAGCGAGCCGAAGCAGAAACTCGAGGATACTATCACCGAACAAG AAGCTCCTACCACTCACAATTCTTTCACACCGGATGCGGCATCTATTGCCTCAAGTATTAAGTACCATGCCGAGTTCACACCGTTGTTTTCTCCTGAGCATTTTGAACTTCCAAAGGCTTTCTTTGCAACTGCACAAAGTGTTCGTGATGTTCTTATCATAAATTGGAATGCAACATATGATTACCATGAAAAGTTGAATGTAAAGCAGGCATATTATTTGTCGATGGAATTTCTACAG GGTAGAGCACTGTTAAATGCAATTGGTAATTTAGAGCTCACTGGTGCTTATGCAGAGGCTTTGAAAAAGCTTGGGCATGAATTAGAAAATGTGGCTTCCCAG GAGGCTGATGCTGCACTTGGAAATGGTGGTCTTGGGCGCCTTGCCTCCTGTTTTCTGGACTCTTTGGCAACATTAAATTACCCAGCATGGGGTTATGGACTTAGATACAAGTATGGCTTGTTTAAACAGAGAATTACAAAAGATGGGCAGGAGGAAGTTGCTGAAGATTGGCTAGAG ATGGGCAATCCCTGGGAAGTTGTGAGAAATGATATCTCATATACTGTAAAATTTTACGGCAAGGTTGAAAGTGGATCAGATGGAAAAAAGCACTGGATTGGAGGAGAAGATATAAAGGCTGTTGCTTATGATGTTCCAATTCCAggatacaaaacaaaaaacactatCAACCTGCGGCTTTGGTCGACCAAGGCTCCGTCAGAAGATTTTGACTTACATGCTTTTAATACTGGAGAGCACACCAAAGCATACGAGGCCCTAGCAAATGCTGAGAAG atttgtTATGTACTCTACCCTGGGGATGAATCGATGGAGGGGAAAGTCCTTCGCTTGAAGCAACAATACACTTTATGTTCAGCTTCTCTACAAGATATCATTGCATGTTTTGAGAGAAGATCTGGAGCAAATATAAAATGGGAAGAGTTTCCTGAGAAGGTTGCAGTACAGATGAATGATACTCACCCAACTCTTTGTATCCCAGAGCTGATGAGGATTTTGATAGATTTGAAGGGTTTAAGCTGGAAGGAGGCCTGGAATATCACTTGCAG AGCTGTAGCATATACGAATCATACTGTTCTTCCGGAGGCATTGGAAAAATGGAGTTTAGAACTCATGCAGAGACTGCTTCCTCGGCATGTGGAGATCATAGAAATGATTGATGAGGAG CTTGTCCACACCATAGTCTCTGAGTATGGTACGGATGATTCTGAATTAttggagaaaaaattgaaagagatgagaatattagaaaatgttgaattgccTGCTGCCTTTGTGGATTTATTTGTCAAACCTGAGGAAAGCCCTGTTGATTTGCCAAGTGAGGAACTCGAAAGTCCTCTTGAAAGTTCTGTTGATTTGCCAAGTGAGGAACTTGAAAGTTCTGTTGATTTGCCAAGTGAGGAACTTGAAAGTTCTGAAGAAACAGTTGACCCCGTTGATGAAGAAGGTGAATCTGAAGAAAAAGCCTCTCAGAAAAAGACTATAGTGTTGCCAGAACCAGTACCAGAACTGCCAAAGATGGTCCGAATGGCTAACCTCTGTGTTGTGGGTGGACATGCAGTAAATGGTGTCGCTGAGATTCATAGTGAAATAGTGAAGGAGGAAGTTTTTAATGCATTCTTTAAG TTGTGGCCTgagaaatttcaaaataaaacaaatgggGTGACACCAAGAAGGTGGATCCGCTACTGCAATCCggaattaagtaaaattataaccAACTGGACTGGATCCGAAGACTGGGTCCTGAATACTGAAAAACTGGCAGAGTTACGAAAG tttgCAGATACTGACGATCTCCAAACCCAGTGGAGAGCCGTAAAAAGGAGCAATAAGTTGAAACTTGTTTCATTCCTCAAAGAGAAAACAGGATACTCTGTTAGCCCTGATGCAATGTTTGACATCCAG GTGAAGCGCATCCATGAGTACAAGAGACAACTATTGAATATCTTGGGAATTGTTTACCGctacaagaaaatgaaagaaatgagtGCGAGGGAAAGGAAAGCAAAGTTTGTTCCACGAGTCTGTATTTTTGGGGGAAAAGCATTTGCTACTTATATCCAAGCCAAgagaattgtgaaatttatcACTGATGTTGGGTCTACAGTTAACCACGATCCTGAAATAGGTGATTTGCTGAAG GTTGTTTTTGTCCCTGATTACAATGTCAGTGTTGCTGAATTGCTTATACCTGCAAGTGAGCTATCACAACACATAAG TACGGCTGGGATGGAGGCCAGTGGAACTAGCAACATGAAGTTTGCGATGAATGGTTGCATTCTGATTGGGACCTTGGACGGGGCAAATGTGGAAATACGAGAAGAGGTTGGGGAAGACAACTTTTTCCTATTCGGTGCTGAAGCTCATGAGATTGCTGGGCTCAGGAAAGAGAGAGCCGAGGGAAAG TTTGTTCCGGACCCCCGTTTTGAGGAAGTCAAGGAATTTGTCAGAAGTGGTGTTTTTGGGCCTTACGATTATGAAGAACTTATGGGATCTTTGGAAGGAACTGAAGGTTTTGGCCTTGCTGATTATTTCCTCGTGGGCAAAGACTTCCCCAGTTATCTAGAATGCCAAGAGAAGGTTGATGAGGCATACCGAGACCAAAAG AAATGGACAAGAATGTCGATCTTGAATACAGCAGGTTCACCCAAGTTCAGCAGCGACAGAACGATCCACGAATATGCCAAGCACATATGGAACATTGAACCTGTCGAGTTGCCATAG
- the LOC108988061 gene encoding BAG family molecular chaperone regulator 8, chloroplastic-like codes for MACHHHHQSHPPPTTTTTCCRCCSTLHLSPPLPDPLLLALAAHVIQSVLPNHQQHHYHDPYSQYTKLNTPNPRPQNQYNRRHRRSQDARFEEIPESHSLLSSLFRRIHVLESSLHYFSTSSPSPYSSTPYSLRDLAARVIQTRFRAFLVRRSSALRQLKDLAVIKSTFNSIKSSLSCETHFDFDALSQKIMDLLLKLDSIQGGNPLIRAGKRSTTRDLVRFLKFIDGVAAKSHGLFSKTTKNVSFGHPNGNKSSVLGTRIKSLGGHTEMIDKLRARVEKISGLSRVFQNDEEDVEFEGFKQASDDDEENFPRVVIGGKNGQIRSGFLVERNGIQPRVKKSVSFAENRNVYIRDSTCLDQGEPVKNPCRELEEVKGFPWDNEDDEEAHFDHGSSLVQIPDQ; via the exons ATGGCCtgtcaccaccaccaccaaagcCACCCTCccccaaccaccaccaccacctgtTGCCGCTGCTGCAGCACACTCCATCTTTCCCCACCATTGCCAGACCCACTTCTCCTAGCTCTTGCTGCTCATGTTATTCAATCTGTCCTCCCAAACCATCAGCAACACCATTATCACGatccatattctcaatatacaaAACTTAACACCCCCAATCCCCGTCCCCAAAACCAATACAATCGTCGGCACCGAAGATCTCAAGACGCACGCTTCGAAGAAATCCCCGAGTCCCACTCTCTGCTTTCCTCTCTGTTTCGCCGCATTCATGTCCTAGAATCCTCTCTCCactatttttccacttcttcTCCGTCTCCGTATTCTTCTACCCCTTACTCTCTTAGAGACTTAGCTGCTCGTGTTATACAAACCCGTTTCCGTGCTTTCCTTGTTCGCAGATCAAGTGCTCTTAGACAGCTCAAAGACCTCGCTGTCATCAAGTCCACTTTCAACTCTATCAAATCCTCGCTTTCCTGTGAGACACATTTCGATTTTGATGCTCTTTCTCAGAAGATCATGGATTTGCTTCTCAAGCTTGACTCTATTCAG GGTGGGAATCCTCTGATTAGGGCTGGGAAGAGGTCGACTACTAGAGATTTGGTGCGGTTCTTGAAGTTCATAGATGGGGTTGCTGCGAAAAGCCATGGGCTTTTCTCCAAAACTACTAAGAATGTGAGTTTTGGCCATCCAAATGGTAACAAATCTAGCGTTTTGGGCACCAGGATCAAAAGTTTGGGCGGGCATACGGAAATGATAGATAAGCTGAGGGCCAGAGTAGAGAAGATTAGTGGGCTGTCTAGGGTTTTTCAAAATGACGAGGAAGACGTGGAGTTTGAGGGGTTCAAGCAAGCCAGCGATGATGATGAGGAAAACTTTCCTAGAGTCGTCATTGGTGGAAAGAATGGGCAGATTAGAAGTGGGTTTTTGGTGGAAAGGAACGGGATTCAACCCAGGGTGAAGAAAAGTGTGAGCTTTGCAGAGAATAGGAATGTGTACATTCGGGATAGTACTTGCTTGGATCAGGGAGAGCCTGTGAAAAACCCTTGCAGGGAACTAGAAGAAGTTAAGGGTTTTCCTTGGGACAATGAGGATGATGAGGAGGCACACTTCGATCATGGAAGTTCACTGGTCCAGATTCCAGACCAGTGA
- the LOC108987925 gene encoding pentatricopeptide repeat-containing protein At5g39350-like, with protein MNGASHALSKTKHLLATTAAQCQSLFRNFAATRSLTKIKQLHAHTIISGLLSSSKSTEIRSAVAAAYALCGDVRFARKLFDEVSDRSLFLYNVVIRMYIQNGLPYDALNVFVQLLASGQGRPDNFTYPFVIKACGDLSLLNVGVVVHGRTLVVGFDSDTFVQNSLLAMYMNCGEKEAARQVFDTMREWSVVSWNTMINGYFRNGCPKEATMIFNWMMDVGVEPDCATMVSVLPACAYFRDLVLGRRINTLLEEKGLGKNIAVKNALVDMYAKCGSMDEARLVFDNMGERDVVTWTTMINGYILNVDARSALALCRLMQSDGVRPNSVSIASLLSACGSLCSIEYGRCLHGWAIRQKIESDVIVETALIDMYAKCKKVDLIFRVFGKTTKKRTVPWNALLSGCIHNGLAIEAMKIFKQMLMEAVQPNEATLNSLLPAYAILADLQQASNIHCYLVRSGFLASIEVATGMIDIYSKCGSLESAHQIFRGVPEKRRDIVLWSVIIAGYGVHGHGEIAVSLFYQMVQSGVKPNEVTFTSVLHACSHGGLVDKGLHLFKFMLENHQMSPCPDHYTCIIDLLGRAGRLNEAYDLIRTMPFKPNHAVWGALLGACVIHENVELGEVAAKWLFELEPENTGNYVLMAKIYAALGRWKDAENVRGMMNEIGLRKAPAHSLVDVRNL; from the coding sequence ATGAATGGCGCCTCTCATGCTCTCTCAAAAACCAAACACCTTCTCGCCACGACCGCTGCCCAGTGCCAATCACTGTTCCGAAACTTTGCAGCCACTCGTTCCCTCACGAAAATTAAACAACTCCATGCCCATACCATCATCTCGGGCCTCCTCTCCTCCTCGAAATCCACCGAGATTCGCTCAGCCGTCGCCGCAGCGTATGCTTTATGTGGGGATGTTCGATTTGCTCGTAAACTGTTTGATGAAGTTTCCGACcggagtttatttttgtataacgTCGTGATAAGAATGTACATACAAAACGGTCTACCCTATGACGCACTTAATGTATTTGTTCAATTGCTCGCTTCGGGGCAGGGCCGGCCCGATAACTTTACGTACCCATTTGTTATTAAGGCGTGCGGAGACTTGTCGTTGCTTAATGTAGGTGTTGTAGTTCACGGGCGAACACTGGTGGTTGGCTTTGATTCTGACACGTTTGTGCAGAATTCTTTGTTGGCGATGTATATGAACTGTGGGGAGAAGGAGGCAGCGAGACAGGTTTTCGATACGATGCGGGAGTGGAGTGTTGTGTCTTGGAATACCATGATTAATGGGTATTTTAGAAATGGGTGTCCAAAGGAAGCTACGATGATTTTTAATTGGATGATGGATGTGGGAGTAGAGCCTGATTGTGCCACCATGGTCTCAGTGTTGCCAGCTTGTGCTTACTTTAGGGATTTGGTATTGGGAAGAAGGATTAATACATTACTCGAAGAGAAAGGTTTGGGGAAGAATATTGCAGTGAAGAATGCCCTGGTAGATATGTATGCAAAGTGCGGTAGCATGGATGAAGCAAGGTTAGTTTTTGATAACATGGGTGAGAGGGACGTGGTCACGTGGACAACCATGATTAATGGGTATATTTTGAATGTCGATGCAAGGAGCGCTTTGGCCCTTTGTCGGCTCATGCAGTCTGACGGGGTAAGACCCAATTCAGTAAGTATAGCTTCTCTTCTTTCAGCATGTGGCAGTTTGTGTTCCATTGAGTACGGTAGGTGCTTGCACGGGTGGGCAATAAGGCAAAAGATTGAGTCGGATGTTATTGTGGAGACTGCATTGATTGACATGTATGCAAAATGCAAAAAAGTTGACCTCATCTTTCGAGTGTTTGGTAAAACTACGAAAAAACGAACAGTCCCTTGGAATGCTCTTCTTTCTGGATGTATTCATAATGGACTTGCAATAGAAgcaatgaaaattttcaaacaaatgctAATGGAAGCAGTACAACCTAACGAAGCAACCTTGAATAGTCTCCTTCCAGCATACGCTATTCTTGCAGATTTGCAGCAAGCATCGAATATACACTGTTACCTGGTAAGATCTGGGTTTCTTGCAAGCATCGAAGTTGCTACTGGTATGATTGACATATACTCAAAATGTGGAAGCTTAGAATCTGCTCACCAAATTTTTAGGGGAGTTCCTGAAAAGAGAAGGGACATCGTCCTGTGGAGTGTGATAATAGCTGGTTATGGAGTTCATGGTCATGGTGAGATTGCTGTATCACTTTTCTATCAGATGGTTCAATCTGGGGTGAAACCCAACGAAGTCACTTTCACTTCtgtattgcatgcatgcagccaTGGAGGTCTGGTGGATAAGGGTTTGCATTTGTTCAAGTTCATGCTTGAAAATCACCAAATGAGTCCTTGTCCTGATCACTACACATGCATTATTGATCTTCTTGGTCGTGCTGGTCGACTGAATGAAGCTTATGATCTAATTAGAACAATGCCATTTAAGCCTAACCATGCTGTTTGGGGAGCACTGCTTGGTGCTTGCGTGATACATGAGAATGTTGAACTAGGGGAGGTGGCCGCAAAGTGGCTTTTTGAGCTTGAGCCAGAAAACACAGGAAATTATGTATTGATGGCAAAAATTTATGCCGCACTGGGCAGGTGGAAAGATGCTGAGAATGTGAGAGGCATGATGAATGAGATAGGATTAAGAAAAGCACCTGCCCACAGTTTGGTTGATGTCAGAAATCTGTGA